The Strigops habroptila isolate Jane unplaced genomic scaffold, bStrHab1.2.pri NW_022045577.1_ctg1, whole genome shotgun sequence genome has a window encoding:
- the LOC115602855 gene encoding 3-beta-hydroxysteroid-Delta(8),Delta(7)-isomerase-like, producing MTTTAHPFWPRSLLLPGYVAAARPGWQSAGLVGVAGAGLLALGWLLGGARGGASRSPAHRLALGWFLLCTGIHSVLEGYFSIRHRELPGDTGLLADVWKEYAKADSRYMTSDDFTVAMETVTAWAWGPLSFLTFLALLRRHPARYILQLVVSLGQLYGDVLYFATEGLAGWSHSDPRPLYFWGYFVGLNGVWVVVPCALLVDSCRHLAAAQRALDRPRHKSH from the exons ATGACGACGACGGCGCACCCCTTTTGGCCGCGCTCTCTGCTGTTGCCGGGCTACGTCGCCGCCGCGCGTCCCGGCTGGCAGAGCGCGGGCTTGGTGGGCGTGGCCGGGGCGGGGCTGCTGGCTCTTGGTTGGCTGCTGGGCGGGGCGAGGGGCGGGGCTTCGCGGAGCCCCGCCCACCGCCTGGCGCTGGGCTGGTTCCTCCTGTGCACCGGGATCCACAGCGTGCTCGAGGGGTACTTCAGCATCCGGCACCGGGAGCTGCCCGGCGACACCGGGCTGCTGGCCGACGTCT GGAAGGAGTACGCCAAAGCTGACAGCCGCTACATGAC GAGCGATGACTTCACGGTGGCCATGGAGACAGTGACAGCGTGGGCCTGGGGTCCCCTCAGCTTCCTCACCTTCCTCGCTCTCCTGCGCCGCCACCCAGCCCGCTACATCCTGCAGCTCGTCGTCTCCCTTG GGCAGCTCTATGGGGACGTGCTGTACTTCGCCACAGAGGGACTGGCAGGCTGGAGCCACAGCGACCCCCGGCCCCTCTACTTCTGGGGCTACTTCGTGGGGCTGAATGGGGTGTGGGTGGTGGTGCCCTGCGCCCTCCTGGTCGACTCCTGCCGCCACCTCGCTGCCGCCCAGCGCGCCCTCGACCGACCCCGCCACAAGAGCCACTGA